The Microbacterium sp. SORGH_AS_0862 region ACCAACTCGACGAGCGCTACGTCGCCGTCATCGAAGGATCCAGCCTTCGGGGCGTCCAACGTCACCATCCCGTATGAGCCCGACTCTGTCCAGACGGGTACGGAGATGTACGTGTTGTAGCCGGACATGGTTCCGTCGTAGCCTGCGGGACGCTTCCTCTGAAGGTCGGGATAGAAGCCCACAGCCTTCTTCTCGATGAAGGAGAGAGCGGCGTCCCCTCGCGTGGTGCCCTGGACGAATGGCCGCGGCCGTTCTCCACGCCCGCTGTGCGCGATGGAGTCCATGCTCACGGGCTCGCTGTCAGCGTTCAGCAGGTAGATGACTGCGCGAGGGCGGGCGACGTGATCCGCCACGACCGATCTAAGTGCGGTGGCCGCGGTCTGCGCAGTCGTCTTCAGGTATGCCTGCCGAACGTCATGGGGCTGTCTAGCCATATCGGCGGTGGTCGACGCAAACGGCATGAGTTCATCTCGAAGCTTGACGAGTTGGTTTCGTCTGGCCCTATCGATGGAGGTACCGCGTCGATACTCGACGATCTTGCCCGCCACCGTGACACCGACCGCGGTGGCTACGCAGGCGATCCCGCCGGCAAACAGCCAGGCCTGAATGCCAGTTGTATCCCGAATACCCCAGGCGATCAGTTGCGCACCTGCGAAGCTGCCGACCACCGGGACAGAGGCGGAGATAACCGGCCATATCCAACCGCCTCGTTTGCTCATTTCAGCATCGTATGACGCCGCGGGTGTCCGGCTGCCTCCGAGAGAGTCGGGGCTCGCCTTAGGCTCGAGAGGTCACTAAGGGGTCGTCAGCCCATCAGAACTGGGATGTCAGACTCGGCTTCTCCTCGCGCCGTGCACATGGCCCGGTGCATCCATCCATCCGAGGTCGGTAGCAGCGCATAACTAGCGTTCTCATCGTCTCAACTGAGGTCGGGTCGTGCGTGTTTAACCGCCGTGGGTGTCGGTGCGCCTCGCTATGGTTCATGCAGGGGTGAGGGGCACCTCAGGATCGGGATGTCCGTGGACTGGTTTTTTGATGGGCTAGGCACGCTGCTCGTCGGCTTCCTGGTGGGCGGTGCTGGGGGCAGCGCTGTGACGTGGCGCATCATGTCGAAGCGCTCAAGGGTCACTCAGAAACAGAGGGCTGGCGACCACGCGAGTCAGATGCAAGTTGGCCGGGACGCGAAAGGCAAGGAGCGGTGACTTCCGGTCAGAGCCAGAAGGGCGGCCAGGGGTCGCAGCAGATGCAGGTGGCCGGCGACTACATCGTCAATGTCGGCGTCACCGAGGAGCGGGCCCGCGAGATCGCCAGAGAGACCTCCCGAGAAGTTGTCCAGCAGCACACCGCGGAAGCTATGGATCTGGTTGTAGAACGCATCGAGAAGCTCGACACTCGGGTCGTGGCCGTACTTGGTTCCCAGGATCGTCTGAGTGCATTCGCTGATCCTGGCTTTATCCGCACATTCAAGAAGGCGCAAGAAGGTGCCGCTGCCAGCGAGCGGGAGAGTGATTACGCCATGCTCGCTGCACTACTCGCTCAGCGTGCAGAGAAGCCTCGCGATAGGCCGGTCCGGGCTGGGATTGAGCGGGCGATCGAGATTATGGATCAGGTTGACGACGATGCATTGCGCGGCTTGACGATCGTCCATGCGTTGGGCCAGTGGATCCCGAGGTCGACGAACATCAGCCAGGGCATCACGACGATGGAGAACATCTTCGCCGACCTCGTCGACGGCCCGCTGCCAGAGGGACGCGATTGGATCGATCACCTGGACATACTCGATGCTGTGAGAGTCAACAGCCTCACGGAGTTCAAGCCGTTTGATGAGTATTATCCTGCTCGGTTCCCCGGTTATGTCGCTCCTGGCGTCCTAAAAGAGGAGGTGCCCCCCGCGGTAGGCGGCTCGTTGGAGTCGCTCCCCTGGGATCCCTTCGTTGAGGAGCACGAGCTCCGCCCCGGCTACGTGCGTCTTAGGGCAGTTGCTGAGCATGTTTTCCGCGAGACTTATGTGAATGGCGGGATGGAAGATGTCTGGGTCGACGAGATTGTGGCGCAGGGGATTGCGACGTTCGGGCTCGGGACGATAGATGAAAACGCAAAGATTGCGCTCTCATCTCGGCTGCGGAGTGAGCCAACCATTGGCTCGATAGCGGACTGGTGGGGTCGGTTGCCTCACCACTTCAACATTACGGCTGTCGGTAAGGCGCTCGCGACGGCTAACGCCTTCCGTCTCGATGAAACTAAGCGCCTGCCTCGACAGGACGACACACCGCCCCCGCGCAAGGTTGGGCCAGATCCCGAGCCCGCTGCACCGGATCACTAAGGACAGTCGTTTTGAGTCCTCGGAGCAATGCCTAAGCGACTGCGCGACTACTGACTCGACGTGTCCATGCCGGATTGCCGGGAGTTAAGCGGCGGGCTCATCCAGTTCAGGGGCTTGTAGGAGCCGCCGTCGGAGTGCACCAGGAGGCTTCCGTCGCCTTTGTGGACGAGCAGGCGGGTTGCGAGGGGAAGGTGGGCGTTGAGGCGGCCGGTGTAGTCCACGGAGCAGCGGGCGATGACGAGACGCACCCGAAGAGCCTAGTTGCCCCGGGGCCCGCCCACGACGCTCACAGCAGATCGAACAGGCCGAGCTCGGTCGCCGCCGCACGGGCGAGCAGGAATCCGATGACGCCGAGGATCCACGATGTGGTCTCGCCGGCCGTGCGCGCGAACCATGCCGCGAGTCGCTCGAGGGGGCGCTCGATCAGGCGCGCCGCGACGACTCGCAGACCCAGCAGCACGAGCGCCGGCAGGATCATGACGAGGCAGTAGGCGGCCAGGGCTCCCACCTGCACCGGGAGCGTGAGCGGCGACTCCGCGAGCAGCGTCATGCCGATCAGGTACGGGAGCATCGTCGCCAGCTCCACGATTCCCGCCGCGATCGCCACGGTCATGACGGTGCGCGCCGGCACACCGTCGGCGACCAGCCGGTCACGCCACCGGACGATGCGACCGGGGCCGGCGTCGGGGTGCTCCCGCATCCGCTTCTCGTTCGCGGGGATGGCGAAGGCGGCAATCAGCAGCGCGGCGCCGACCACCAGGCGCACCACCGCCCCGGCCGTCGAGGAGAAGAAGTCGCCGACCACGTCGATGACGTTCATGAGCCCGAGCAGGAACAGCACCCCGACCGCGAGGTAGAAGAGCGAGATCGTCGAGAGGTAGAGCAGGTGGCGCCCGACGCGTACCTTGCCCGGCGCGATCATGAGCAGCAGCGGGATGACGAGGGTGCCGACGCTCAGTCCGTCGACGAGGGCGAGCACGAACAGGGTGAGCGGCAACGGGGCGCCGGGAATGAGGTCCACGCTCCGAGTCTTCGGCGGGGTCGCGATCCGCACATCGGGCGAAGGACGCACCCGCTCCCCGGCGCCTCCGTCCTTCGACGGATGCCGCAGGCGTATGCCTGTGCTTGCATGAAGGCATGGGCGAAGCAGAGGTCTCCCGGCTGCGCGACTGGGTGCGCCGGCACCGGGGACCCGCCGATGCACTCATCTACCTGCTGATCGCGCTCGCCGCCGGCGCGCTGGGACTCACGGTGTCGGGCGCCATCGTGCCGAGCGTGTTCGCCGCCGCATCCCCGTGGTGGGCGTTGATTCCCGCGCTCGCCGCCGTGGCACTCGTCCTCGTGCGTGATCGGTGGCCGATCCCCGCTCTGATCGCCGCGGCGATCGTCATGGCCGTCGACGTCTTCGTGTTCGGCGGGCTGGTCCCCCTCATCGTGGCCGTCGACGTGCTGTACGTCGCCACCCGCGAGACGGAGCGCCGACGCCGCATCCTCGTGGGCACGGTGTCGGTCGTCGCGGTCATGGCGATCGCCGCGGGATGGATCA contains the following coding sequences:
- a CDS encoding GAP family protein, whose product is MDLIPGAPLPLTLFVLALVDGLSVGTLVIPLLLMIAPGKVRVGRHLLYLSTISLFYLAVGVLFLLGLMNVIDVVGDFFSSTAGAVVRLVVGAALLIAAFAIPANEKRMREHPDAGPGRIVRWRDRLVADGVPARTVMTVAIAAGIVELATMLPYLIGMTLLAESPLTLPVQVGALAAYCLVMILPALVLLGLRVVAARLIERPLERLAAWFARTAGETTSWILGVIGFLLARAAATELGLFDLL
- a CDS encoding LPO_1073/Vpar_1526 family protein, encoding MTSGQSQKGGQGSQQMQVAGDYIVNVGVTEERAREIARETSREVVQQHTAEAMDLVVERIEKLDTRVVAVLGSQDRLSAFADPGFIRTFKKAQEGAAASERESDYAMLAALLAQRAEKPRDRPVRAGIERAIEIMDQVDDDALRGLTIVHALGQWIPRSTNISQGITTMENIFADLVDGPLPEGRDWIDHLDILDAVRVNSLTEFKPFDEYYPARFPGYVAPGVLKEEVPPAVGGSLESLPWDPFVEEHELRPGYVRLRAVAEHVFRETYVNGGMEDVWVDEIVAQGIATFGLGTIDENAKIALSSRLRSEPTIGSIADWWGRLPHHFNITAVGKALATANAFRLDETKRLPRQDDTPPPRKVGPDPEPAAPDH
- a CDS encoding GAF domain-containing protein → MSKRGGWIWPVISASVPVVGSFAGAQLIAWGIRDTTGIQAWLFAGGIACVATAVGVTVAGKIVEYRRGTSIDRARRNQLVKLRDELMPFASTTADMARQPHDVRQAYLKTTAQTAATALRSVVADHVARPRAVIYLLNADSEPVSMDSIAHSGRGERPRPFVQGTTRGDAALSFIEKKAVGFYPDLQRKRPAGYDGTMSGYNTYISVPVWTESGSYGMVTLDAPKAGSFDDGDVALVELVAEMMSIAFEIGQDDDVRVAE